The Desulfurococcus sp. genomic interval AATTGCAGGCTTAGGTAAATGGTATCAACCCGAGGAATTCCAGGGTAAACACGTAGTAGTTGTCGCCAACTTAAAGCCTAAGAGAATGATGGGCTATGAAAGCCAGGGGATGCTGCTAGCCACAGATACAGAACCCCCAGTACTAGCAACAGTTGAAAAACCAGTTAAACCCGGCTCGAAACTTCTCTAGAAGCCCCTAGAGTTGTTTACAGCCGCTTGAATTGATTAAGCAGTAGTTAAAAACCTCCTGGAGTCTAACGTGTTTTACGATGGCTTGATTTTCATTGAATACACGCCTATACTTCTAGAGATCCTTCAGCTAGTTGAAGCAGCTAATCGCTCCAGGTACTTCTTGTAGCTTATCATCTTTGAGAGAGCGTGGACAGCTCGCTCAGGTGACGGGTATGCTGGTATGTTGTGTCTATTCAGGTATTTTATAGCCTCATAAGTGTCCTCGCCACCTACGAAGCCTGCTAGAGTTGTCTTGTCTATTTTCTCGGTCTCATAGAACTCTACGATCGCCTTAGCTAGATCCCGAGGGTCTAGTACTGCCGTCCTACAGTACAGTATGACAATATTATCGATTTCATCCGATTCATGCGCTATCTTTAACGCGTTAATATAGTTCTCGACTACCGCCTGGCCTGTTAAATCTACAGGATTCTTAGGACTACCGAACCAGGGCATTACTGATTTAAACTTCTCTTTTAGCTCTGGGCTTGGGTCAAGCAGCTTTACGCCGCTTAGTTCTGCAGCATCGGTTGCGAGTACTCCGACACCGCCGCCATTAGTTATAATAATCGTGTTCTCGCCTCTTGGTAGTGGCTGGGTTGCGAAAGCTCTCGCTACATCGAACATTTCTTCAACCGTGTAAGCTCTTATCACGCCAGCCTGCTTGAATGCTGCCTCGTAGAGGCTATCGCTTCCAGCTAGGCTACCGGTATGGCTTGCTGCAGCTGCCGCTCCTCTCATGCTTCTTCCAGCTTTCACTATGATCACGGGTTTCTTCGCGGTAACCCTTCTCATTCCCTCAACGAACTTCTGGCCTTGCCCAGGTTTCAGTCCCTCAAGGTATACTGTTATAACAGCTGTATTAGGGTCGTCGGCCAGGTACTCTGAGAGCTCTACGACATCTAAGTCAGCCATGTTTCCAACGCTCAGGAGTGCTGAAATACCTATTTCATTCATTATTGTCCAGCCCATTAACGCTATTCCGAGAGCACCGCTCTGCGAGATCAATGCTATATTACCTCTGGAAACCTCCAGTGGCCCGAATGTAGCATTAATACTGGAGGGAGTGTAGACGTAGCCGAAGATGTTGGGGCCGAGAATTCTCATTCCATACTTTCTAGCGGTTTCTACAATCCTATTCTCGAGGTCTACATTGCCGACTTCAGAGAATCCTGAGGTTATCACGACGGCTACTTTAACACCCTTCCTGCCGGATTCCTCGATAACCTCAGGTACAGCGTTGGCTGGGACAGATATTATAACTACGTCGACTTCATCTGGAACATCGAGTATCGAGGGATAAGCCTTGTACCCTAGTATCTCCTCGGCTTGAGGGTTTATAGGGTATACTTTACCTTGGAACCCGTACCCCTTTATATTTCTGAGGATAACGTGACCTATTTTCCTCGGGTCACGGCTGGCTCCTACTACAGCTATGCTTCTAGGCTTAAACAATTCTTTAACCATAGCGGCATCACCGATTAGGGTTAAACTCCCACCTCCTATTTAAAGAGTAGACTTTTTATTAGAGTCTTAAACTCCTTTAATTCAACTTTATAGGTATGGTTGTATATCTCTATAAACGCGTAGCTTCCTCTCCAAGCGCTTCCAGGGAATACAGTGTTCTCCAGCACACGTGGGGTTACGCATGAACCGGCTACTACGAGTAGAGGTTTTACCTCCTGGATTATCCTTCTAACGGTATCACTGTAAACGCTACAGTACTCTACTCCCGGCTTATATGTTGCCAGAACATCTACCTTAACTCTCCCAGGGTATATGGGGATGACACCTAAGCCCATTACCCTATATCCTTCTAGCTCGACTACTCTGCTTTCCAGCAACCCATTATAGTTCTTTAGTGACTGAGCGATTGATGCATCATCAAGCCTTCCGAGAACTCCGAGTACTCTAATACCACACTCCTCTACAAGCCATTTGATGATGCCTGGTGATACTGTGTCGCCTAGTAGCAGGATCGTGTTGGCGTTTAATACACGTGAAGCTATGCAGAGAAGTCTTGAGAGGCTTCTAGACCCTCGTAGATCGTGGACGGCGATTAATCTGAGGTTTCCAGTCAAGCCTGCTGCACCGGGGCGATTAACCCTTTCTCCTCGATAACCCCTACTAGAATCCTACACTCACCTCTGCTACACTGTAGAAGTCCTCGAGTAAAAGCTTTTCCACCCTCGTAGAGCAGGGGTATGTAGAGGGATTCAAAGCTCTCAACAAACAATATATCTGCTGGGGGAACGACTCCCCTGATAACTTTATACCTGTCAACTCTACTTCGGGAGGGGTAGTTTAACGCCTCAACACCTCCTGCAAGTGATACTTCAGCTTCAATAACTCCGAGAGTCTTAAAGAATCTCTCACTCGCTGATAGACCGTGGACTCCACTACTATATATAATAGAGTATTCTCTTCCATTGAAGACCCCGCGCCTCCAGTTCCTCTGGAGTGCTATAGCCTGCTTTAAGGTTAAACCCGTCCTCTCGGAGACTCTAACCGCCCACTCGTAAAGCCTGCCTCCAGTTAGAGGCTTGAATATATCCTTGTTCTCGGAGATTCCTTCAAGCAGGTCTACAGCCATCCTCCACCCGTAGACTACTAAGTCTATGTCACTACGCTCAGGATTATGGATGCCTGGGAGAAGTGAGCCGGTAACTCCTAGCTCATTTAAACTCCCTGTTAAATCACCCAGGTAGCTGTACATTCTAGCTGCACTGGCTTCAAGAATGTCTCTGGGAGAGCTAATTATCTCCATGAAGCGTTCAACCGGGTTGTATACTCTTACAACGTGAGCTCTAGGAGCGTAGGGGAGAACTGCATCATAGTAGGGCACGTAGATCCTCCAAGGTGTCCCCTCGTAGATTTCTTTCACTTCATACCATTTAACAAGCCTCTCTAGAGGAAGCCCTTGAAAGACCCACTGAGATGATCTTGTGCTGAGAGGACAGTACTTCACGTAGCCTATGAATCCACAGCTTAAATGCCTCTCGCCGGCTACAACGAAAAAGCAGTTATTGTACAACCTGAGATAGTAGTGGTCGAGTACCCTGTGAAACTCTTCCTGCACAGTGAACCCCAATGATGTTTAAAGTAAGAGGGCTTCAATAATTATTAGTGGTGGCCTGCTGTGAAAGCGATTGCAGTAGCCTTAGATTACGATGGAGTCCTCGTTGACAGCTATAAGGGCGTCCCAGTATTCTACACAGAGGATCTTCCATCCCTAAGTAGCGTAAGCTACGATTACGCTAAACGCCTCCTCTACATCGAGTATCTCGCCGAGGGGCTCGGGCTGCTGAGAGAAGACATATGGTTTAAATTCATACCCGGCTTAACGAGTAGCATGCTCGACGAGCTAATATCAAGGTACTGGGAGCGGAGGATCGAGTACTCGACTAGCCTCCCGGGATCCAGGCATGCTCTCGAGAAGCTCAGCTCTATGAACATCAGTGTATACCATGTTGGGTACAGGGATGATATATACGGGTTGAAAGAGCATAGGATTGAAAGCGACGGCTTCACAAGGTACTTTAGAGAAATCTACGTTGTCGGCGAGAACACGTCTTCAAGACTTCACGCGCTCCTAGAGATACTCGGAGGCCACGATGTAGTCATCTACGTGGATGACAAGCCGTTAAATCTAGCAGTAGTAGAAGCAGGCTTGAGAGACGAGCTTAAAGGTAGAGTTATCCTCGTTAAGCACAACTTTAAACCACCCTATAGCCCGGCGTGGGTAGGCCCCCATGGTGAATACATAGAAGTCAGCAATCTACTCGATGTAGTGAGGCTTGTAAAGAAGCAGGCTGGCTAGTCTAGTATCTCAGGCTCTGGTAGTTCTCTCAGCTGCTCTATCACGTATCTTCTAATATCGTTTAGGCTTGGTAGCTTCCGGGTTAACTTGCCGTCCTCTAGATACTTCTCTAGTAGAGGAGTATATCCTTCTGGAACTCCTTCAGGCTTCTCCATTAGCGTGACCACATCGTTTAATCCAGGCCTCTTCCTGTAAACCTGCTTAGCGCCTGGTAGCTTCCCTCTCTTCGTGACAGGCTTCCACTCACCATCCTCGTATACCTCAACGATATCCGCGCTTATATCCACGCTGACCGGCATTGCTATGCTAGTTCCTACTCCGAATGCATCCACGATATCCTTCAACCTGGCGATCTCCTTCTCGCTGAGCCCGCCGCTTACAACTATCTTGACATGCTTGAAGCCGTGTATATCGAGGGTCCATCTAACCTCCTCTACAATCTGCCTCATGTCTCCACGCCTGCTGCTCGGGGTATCGAGTCTTACACCGTAGAGCCTGCTACCTAGGAGCCTGGCTGCCCTTAAAGCCTCCTCGCGTTCATCTAGGAAGGTGTCAACTAGCATTATCCTTGGTACGTCTTGCTCGACTACTTCATCGAAGGCCTTCCAGGCTTCACCTTGATCCCCGAAGACTATGATTAATGCGTGAGGCATGGTTCCAGACGGCTTTAAGCCGAGGTATCTTTCACTTAAAACGCCTGAGACAGCGTCGACGCCACCTATGTATGCTGCTCGATCAGCCATTGGAGCTATTGCTGGATGAATAGCTCTCAAGCCGAAGAATAATACTGTTTTATCCATGGCCAGCCTCTTGATGCGGGCAGCTTTACTCGCTATGCTCGAGTAGTGTCTTAGGATGCCTAGGATTGGAGTCTCATATAATGCGAAGTCATCATAGTAGCCTTCGATTATAAGTAGTGGTTCTTTGGCCTTAAACAACGTGCCCTCCGGCATCGAGTATACTGTCACAGGCTTATCTTTCAGCAGGTATAGTACTTCCTCGAGGCCAGCGTAGACAGCCCACTCGTACCCTTTAGGTAGCTTCATAGCATGAAACTCCATTCTCACCTTTCTTCTAATACCCTTAGCCTTAAGGATCCTATGGGTTCTCTCAAAGTATATGTCTGTAGCATCCCCCCTTAGTATCTCCTCCTCACTAGCAATGTAGAGCTTCAAGGCTACTCACCTATAACTGTCACAATAACTTCTCTCGTGGAGCGGGGGCCATCCATCTCCACGAAGAACACGTTCTGCCAGGTCCCCCTAGCTATCCTACCCTCTACTACTGGAAGTATTCTCTCAGCACCGATTATTGCTGAACCTATATGGGCGTGGGCATTATCATCTATAAGGTTGTGCCTCCACCTTCTGCTCCCGGGCTCAGTTAGATCTTTAAGCTTATCAATAATATCATTGATTAAGCCTTCCTCATTCTCATTGAGTACTATGGCTGCTGTAGCATGAGGGGCGTGAACAACTACGATTCCATTGCGTACACCAGACTTTCCTACAGCCTCCTCTACTATACTGGTGATATCAATTAACTGGAATTTCTCTCTAGTCGAGAACCTGGCGACATGATGGTATACCTTCAATAAGACCACCCTGTTAGCACACTAGATTCTAAAATATTGTAATCGGGTTAAGTTAAAATAAGGATTAAGGTATACTGAAACATGGTGGTGTAATTGGTGGATGAATGGTGGCGTAGGAGGAGGAGAACTTACTGGGATGAAGACGTATTCGAGGAGTTTGACAAGATATTCGAGGAAATGGAGAGAACTATGTGGGAGCTTATGAGGAGGTTCACCAGAGGATTCACGGAAGAAGACTTCAAGAGGCTGGAGAAAGAGCTTGAGAAACAAGGAGTTACACCATACATCTACGGCTTCAGTATAACAATAGGGCCTGATGGAAGACCACTAATAAAGGAGTTCGGTAACGTGAGGAGAGTACACGGTAAACCCGTTATAACAGAGGAGAGAGAGCCGTTAATTGATGTCTTTGAATCTAAGGATGAAATTACAGTTATAGCTGAGATACCTGGTGTAGACAAGGATAAAATCGATGTTAAAGTACTAGAGGATGGAAGTACACTAGTGATAAGTGCAAGCGATACTAATAGAAGATACTATAAGGAGGTGGAGCTCCCCGCTAGAGTAGACCCCTCCTCAGCGAAAGCATCGTATAAAAATGGTGTACTAGAGGTTAAACTGAAGAAGGCTGCTGGAGAGCGGAGAGGAGTCAAGATAAGCGTCGAGTAGTTTTTTAGCGCCTAGCTTACAGGCCCCTGGGATCCTCTCATGCTAGTCGGAGTTATCAGCGACACGCATGACAATATTAGTGCAACTAGGAGGGTTATCAACGAGCTGTTAAAACAGGGTGTTGAACTAGTAATTCACCTCGGGGATGTAGTAAGCCCATTCACGTTAAAATACATGAGGGAGGCTGCTGGAAACCTAAAGTTCATTATCATCAAGGGAAATAATGATGGAGATGTATACATGCTTAGCAAGCTCTCAGAAAGCTACGGCTGGAGGTTCTACGATGGATTAACCATCATAGAGCTGGATGGCAGGAGGATACTGGCTATGCACGGCTACGGGGATACATTAACCGTGGAAGGCTTAGTTAACAGTCTAGCAGGCTCTACAGGAGTGGATGGAGTCCTCTACGGGCATACCCATAGAGCTAGGCTAGAGCATGTCGGCGGCAAACTGATTCTAAACCCCGGCGAGGTATGCGGCTATCTAACTGGTAGATCCACCTATGGACTAATTGATACTAGAACCATGAAAGCGAATATAATTACTCTTGAATCATAGCATGATGAGTATACAGGTAAAGGGTGTAGGCTATGAGCGAGAGGCTTAAGAGTGCAAGCCGCCCTGAAAGCGGAGAGGGCAGACAGTACCATCTGCAAGTTAAACCTGGTGATGTAAGCCGGTACATCCTCCTGCCAGGGGACCCCGAGCGGGTTCCATGGATAGCTAGCTTCTGGGATAAATCATGGCTGGTCGCTAAGCACAGGGAGTACGTGACTTACAGCGGCTACTATCATGGAGTCTTCATATCAGCAACTAGCACAGGTATAGGTGCTCCAGCTACTGCAATAGCTGTTGAAGAGCTGGCAAGGGTAGGCGGGGACACGTTCATCAGGGTGGGTACTACAGGTGCTCTTAAACGCGAGATCAGTGTTGGAGACCTGGTGATTTCGACTGGAGCAGTGAGGCTTGAAGGCACGAGTAGGCACTACGCGATACCAGAATACCCTGCTGTTGCAAACTATGATGTAGTCTTAGCTCTAATAGAGGCGGCTGAGACTCTTGGAGTTAGATACCATGTAGGGTTAACAGCTAGCAGTGATAGCTTCTACGTGGGCCAGGAGAGACCTGGATTCAAGGACTACCTACCTCCCTTCCAGAAAGGCTTAATCTCGTATCTTAGAAGCATGAACGTGTTGAACTTTGAGATGGAGGCTTCAATAATATTCACACTTGCCAGCATCTACGGGTTGAGAGCTGGAGCTGTCTGCGCAGCTGTAGCTAACAGGGAGACAGAGGAGTTCGTAGTCAACGCTGGTGTTGAAGACGCTATAAGAGTAGCGAACGAGGCTGTCAGAATACTAAGTGAATGGGATGAAGAAGCTAAGAGGAAGGGGAAGAAGCATATTACTGCATCAATAATAAAGAATGCTGGTAGAGGAGGAAGCTGATTGAGTAGTAGCTGGAAGCCACTTCATGTTAGCATAGGCAACTTCAACATAGATATAGCACTATACATTGATAGAATACCAGGCTTAGACGAGGATGTTCTGGCAAGAAGTATAGATGTAAGGCCTGGAGGAGCTGCTACAAACTACGCTGTAGCAGTAGCACGCTACGGCCACCATGCAACACTAGTAGCCTCTGTCGCAGACAGCCCGCTAGTGAGAGAAAGCCTCGACATCCTAAGAGAGCTGGGAGTCAACTTGCATTTGAAACATGTGAACGCTCACCCTGGAATGGTCGTGATACTCGTCTACTCTAATAGCGCTCGGTCAATGATAACTAGCCCGGGAGCAAACGCGTATCTCACGCCAGGCGAAGTAGAGCAGAGCCTACTGGATTCAGCAAGCGTGGTTCACATGGCTACAATACCCCCTGGGAAAGCCCTTGAAGCTGCAAGAAGAGTTAGAGAAGCCCTGGTCACCTACGACCCGGGGAGGCATGCTAGAGCATCTTGGAGCGAGTTGCGTAGCCTGCTAGAGCATGTAGACGTATTCTTCATGAATAGAAGAGAGTACAAGGAACTAGCTAGTAAAACCAGCATCAAGGAGATATTCGATCTAGGTGTTGAAACAGTAGTGGTAAAACTAGGCGAGAAGGGTGCTGTAGCCCTCACAAGAGATGGGGGAATATACCATGCGTACGTTAAGCCTCAGGGAGAACCAGTTGACTCCACGGGGGCGGGCGACGCCTTCGACGCCTTCTATAATGCATCATACATAGATACTAAGAGCGTGGTGGAAGCACTTAAACACGGAGTTTCAGCTGGAGCACTAAAAACACTCTGCGAGGGTAGCCTGTTGACATGCTGGAGTAGAGATCTATTCAATAAGCACTTAGAGTCAACAGTGATCAGAGAAGTCGAGGAAATACCTGAATGATTAAAGCAGGCAGCCGGGATGCCGAGCTTATAGGAGACATTATAGCTGCTTGGAGTCGTAGCACGCTGAACATACTGGAGTGCGGGCCCCGCATAAGGGTATCTTTCACTGATCCCCTTCTAGCCGGGAAGTATGGTGCTGGAGCCGTAATTCAAGCTTCAAGAATACACCTAGTTCCCCCTATGCTCTCCCTGGATGAAACCTTTGAGAGATACATCGAAGTCTACAAGTATTTATCTAGCTTTGCTTCAAGTATCCAGTGCTTTAAGGTGATTGTAGTATTAGACGACTGCAGTGAGGAGTACAATAGAACACTGTTAATTCACGAGGCTCTACTAGAGCTCCTGAAACCCGGGATAGAATAACTAAGACTCAGTATAATCTTGGAGAGGCTCTTGAGATATAGTAGCGAGCTCAAAGCACTCGATAGAATAGATGTCAGTGAAGACGAGTACTTAAGGTATCAGGAGCTCCGCGAAAAAGTCAGCAGGCTTATACGAGAAGGCTTAAAGATAACTGGGAGCGAGGAAGTGATGATTAAAGCTCTAAGCCTTGCCGAGGAAGCGTTAAGGAAGACAGGGAAAGCTGTGTTGAACACTAGTCTCCTAGATAGCATACTCGGCTTGAACACTGGAGGTAGCATGATCACAGTCAGGCTCTCTAGTCTCGTAGAGAAGTGCAGTGGAAAGTATGCTGAGCTCTACAAGAGGATGGTGGAGAAGCTGGAGGCAGTGTACGGTAACATATACCTCGTCCTCACACCAGAGTACTCAATCCTTAAACGCTTGCCAGGCATGGAAGAGAAGACTGTAGTCATCGAGTGGTCGTTAAGCTATAAGAGTATATAGTGTGGCGAGAGGTAGATAGGAAGGAGCGTGAAGATTCAAGTAGCCCTAGAAGCTGTTAGAGAACCAAGGTGGGTACAACGCATAGTATTAGGCTTTAATGGGGGAGCTAATAGTGCCGGTGGCCAGGGTACTCTTAGTAGCAGGCTATGGGGGTCACGCCGGCCTAGCCTTCAGTATAGGGTACTATCTCGCTAGGAGGGGAGTTGAGCTTGATGTATTAGTTCCTAGAGGCTACGAGTGGGTTGAGAGAAAGATGAGCACTCTCGGCAGGATTGTAAAGGCTACACTACCTAGGAGACCGGCTGAACCACTATATAGAGGGCTTCATAGATGGCTTCGTGCATTTAGTGAGTCGCTAAGTATATGCAGGGAGGGATACAGTACTGTATTCGCATCCGGCTCTAACTTCTCAATACCTCCGGCAATCCTCTGTAGGGTTAGAGGCTCGAGGATACTAGCTGTAGAGGATGTAGCCAGGTTTACTGAGAGGTCGAGGGCTGTTAGCGTACTCTATAAACTGGGAGCCACGGTGTTTCTCCACTGGGAGGAGCAGGTGAAGCTGTATAAGAGAGGGGTGGTGGCAGGCCCAGTGTACGAGCCGGCAGTATATGAGCCTAGAGATGAAGGCTATATTCTAGTCACTACAGGCACCTTCGGGCATAGAGAGCTCTTTAATGCTGTAAGCGAGTTAAACCCTGGAAGAGTAGTCTTGCAGACAGGTGATGTAGACCCTGAGCCCTACAGGAGAAGGCATCCCGAGTGGATTGTATTCCAGTACACAGATGACATACACAAGTGGATAGCGGGGGCAAGCGCCGTCATCACACACTACCCGGGTACAACAGCACTTACAGCTAGACTCTCATATGGTAAGCCTGTTGTAATGGTTTACTCCCCGAGACATAAGCTGGCTGCTCCTAGAGAAGACGCCTGGATACTATCAGGTAAGCTCAACGCAGTGTACCTTGAGAGGCCGGATGCCGAGAGGCTTGAAGAAGCACTGAAGGAGGCTTCCAGGATGCCGGTTCCAGCATACCCTAACGGCGGTGAATATATCGCAGAGTACATTGCTAGGCTAGTGGACTGAGAGGTTATAGGAGTGAAAATACCTAGTGTTACAGACGACCCGGAGGTTAAATCAGCTCTTAAAACAGCACTACCCCTAGTATTCGTTGAACTCGCTAATAGCATCTACTCGCTGACAGATACCTTCTTCGTTAAAGGACTCGGCAGTGATGCTATTGCAGCTCTCGGCATAGCCGGGTACCTGCTAATGCTTCTCCAAGTATTCTTCACTCTCTTCCAGACTCCTCTCCTAGTGCTGGCCTCGCAGAGTCTTGGCGCAGGGGATACACGGGGAGCTAGGCTTGTAGCTGGAAGCATAATTCTCGAGGGTGTTTTCTACATGATCCTCGTGTCAGCAATACTGTACCCTTTCTCCCCTGTAATTATCCAGCTTCAATCCGGGGCTTCAGGCCCCGTGCTCGACTACTCACTAGAGTACTTTAGGATAAGGCTTGCAGGATTTACCATTCTATTCGTCTCCCTAGCTTTAGATACCATGATAATTGCTAGCGGTAAAACCTTTTTATCTCTCATATCTAACTCGCTGGGACTTACAGCTAATGTAGTATTAGACCCCTTGATGATATACGGGCTATACGGGTTTCCAAAGCTCGGTGTAGCTGGAGCAGCCTGGGCTACAGTTGTTTCTTCAGTGATGGTGATTCCTCTTCAATTATACTACTTGAGGAAGCTTAAGCTCCTTCCAGCCACCTCTATAACACCATTCAATCCCTCAATGATGAAAAC includes:
- the metG gene encoding methionine--tRNA ligase subunit beta, yielding MEQIGVEEFKKIDLRVGFVKSAERIPGSEKLIKLVVDLGELGERVVIAGLGKWYQPEEFQGKHVVVVANLKPKRMMGYESQGMLLATDTEPPVLATVEKPVKPGSKLL
- a CDS encoding CoA-binding protein, producing the protein MVKELFKPRSIAVVGASRDPRKIGHVILRNIKGYGFQGKVYPINPQAEEILGYKAYPSILDVPDEVDVVIISVPANAVPEVIEESGRKGVKVAVVITSGFSEVGNVDLENRIVETARKYGMRILGPNIFGYVYTPSSINATFGPLEVSRGNIALISQSGALGIALMGWTIMNEIGISALLSVGNMADLDVVELSEYLADDPNTAVITVYLEGLKPGQGQKFVEGMRRVTAKKPVIIVKAGRSMRGAAAAASHTGSLAGSDSLYEAAFKQAGVIRAYTVEEMFDVARAFATQPLPRGENTIIITNGGGVGVLATDAAELSGVKLLDPSPELKEKFKSVMPWFGSPKNPVDLTGQAVVENYINALKIAHESDEIDNIVILYCRTAVLDPRDLAKAIVEFYETEKIDKTTLAGFVGGEDTYEAIKYLNRHNIPAYPSPERAVHALSKMISYKKYLERLAASTS
- a CDS encoding phosphoesterase — translated: MTGNLRLIAVHDLRGSRSLSRLLCIASRVLNANTILLLGDTVSPGIIKWLVEECGIRVLGVLGRLDDASIAQSLKNYNGLLESRVVELEGYRVMGLGVIPIYPGRVKVDVLATYKPGVEYCSVYSDTVRRIIQEVKPLLVVAGSCVTPRVLENTVFPGSAWRGSYAFIEIYNHTYKVELKEFKTLIKSLLFK
- a CDS encoding phosphatase; this encodes MKAIAVALDYDGVLVDSYKGVPVFYTEDLPSLSSVSYDYAKRLLYIEYLAEGLGLLREDIWFKFIPGLTSSMLDELISRYWERRIEYSTSLPGSRHALEKLSSMNISVYHVGYRDDIYGLKEHRIESDGFTRYFREIYVVGENTSSRLHALLEILGGHDVVIYVDDKPLNLAVVEAGLRDELKGRVILVKHNFKPPYSPAWVGPHGEYIEVSNLLDVVRLVKKQAG
- a CDS encoding nicotinate phosphoribosyltransferase; this translates as MKLYIASEEEILRGDATDIYFERTHRILKAKGIRRKVRMEFHAMKLPKGYEWAVYAGLEEVLYLLKDKPVTVYSMPEGTLFKAKEPLLIIEGYYDDFALYETPILGILRHYSSIASKAARIKRLAMDKTVLFFGLRAIHPAIAPMADRAAYIGGVDAVSGVLSERYLGLKPSGTMPHALIIVFGDQGEAWKAFDEVVEQDVPRIMLVDTFLDEREEALRAARLLGSRLYGVRLDTPSSRRGDMRQIVEEVRWTLDIHGFKHVKIVVSGGLSEKEIARLKDIVDAFGVGTSIAMPVSVDISADIVEVYEDGEWKPVTKRGKLPGAKQVYRKRPGLNDVVTLMEKPEGVPEGYTPLLEKYLEDGKLTRKLPSLNDIRRYVIEQLRELPEPEILD
- a CDS encoding secondary thiamine-phosphate synthase enzyme YjbQ, translated to MKVYHHVARFSTREKFQLIDITSIVEEAVGKSGVRNGIVVVHAPHATAAIVLNENEEGLINDIIDKLKDLTEPGSRRWRHNLIDDNAHAHIGSAIIGAERILPVVEGRIARGTWQNVFFVEMDGPRSTREVIVTVIGE
- a CDS encoding Hsp20/alpha crystallin family protein, which translates into the protein MDEWWRRRRRTYWDEDVFEEFDKIFEEMERTMWELMRRFTRGFTEEDFKRLEKELEKQGVTPYIYGFSITIGPDGRPLIKEFGNVRRVHGKPVITEEREPLIDVFESKDEITVIAEIPGVDKDKIDVKVLEDGSTLVISASDTNRRYYKEVELPARVDPSSAKASYKNGVLEVKLKKAAGERRGVKISVE
- a CDS encoding metallophosphoesterase, translating into MLVGVISDTHDNISATRRVINELLKQGVELVIHLGDVVSPFTLKYMREAAGNLKFIIIKGNNDGDVYMLSKLSESYGWRFYDGLTIIELDGRRILAMHGYGDTLTVEGLVNSLAGSTGVDGVLYGHTHRARLEHVGGKLILNPGEVCGYLTGRSTYGLIDTRTMKANIITLES
- the udp gene encoding uridine phosphorylase — encoded protein: MSERLKSASRPESGEGRQYHLQVKPGDVSRYILLPGDPERVPWIASFWDKSWLVAKHREYVTYSGYYHGVFISATSTGIGAPATAIAVEELARVGGDTFIRVGTTGALKREISVGDLVISTGAVRLEGTSRHYAIPEYPAVANYDVVLALIEAAETLGVRYHVGLTASSDSFYVGQERPGFKDYLPPFQKGLISYLRSMNVLNFEMEASIIFTLASIYGLRAGAVCAAVANRETEEFVVNAGVEDAIRVANEAVRILSEWDEEAKRKGKKHITASIIKNAGRGGS
- a CDS encoding PfkB family carbohydrate kinase; translation: MSSSWKPLHVSIGNFNIDIALYIDRIPGLDEDVLARSIDVRPGGAATNYAVAVARYGHHATLVASVADSPLVRESLDILRELGVNLHLKHVNAHPGMVVILVYSNSARSMITSPGANAYLTPGEVEQSLLDSASVVHMATIPPGKALEAARRVREALVTYDPGRHARASWSELRSLLEHVDVFFMNRREYKELASKTSIKEIFDLGVETVVVKLGEKGAVALTRDGGIYHAYVKPQGEPVDSTGAGDAFDAFYNASYIDTKSVVEALKHGVSAGALKTLCEGSLLTCWSRDLFNKHLESTVIREVEEIPE
- a CDS encoding glycosyltransferase; translation: MPVARVLLVAGYGGHAGLAFSIGYYLARRGVELDVLVPRGYEWVERKMSTLGRIVKATLPRRPAEPLYRGLHRWLRAFSESLSICREGYSTVFASGSNFSIPPAILCRVRGSRILAVEDVARFTERSRAVSVLYKLGATVFLHWEEQVKLYKRGVVAGPVYEPAVYEPRDEGYILVTTGTFGHRELFNAVSELNPGRVVLQTGDVDPEPYRRRHPEWIVFQYTDDIHKWIAGASAVITHYPGTTALTARLSYGKPVVMVYSPRHKLAAPREDAWILSGKLNAVYLERPDAERLEEALKEASRMPVPAYPNGGEYIAEYIARLVD
- a CDS encoding MATE family efflux transporter — protein: MKIPSVTDDPEVKSALKTALPLVFVELANSIYSLTDTFFVKGLGSDAIAALGIAGYLLMLLQVFFTLFQTPLLVLASQSLGAGDTRGARLVAGSIILEGVFYMILVSAILYPFSPVIIQLQSGASGPVLDYSLEYFRIRLAGFTILFVSLALDTMIIASGKTFLSLISNSLGLTANVVLDPLMIYGLYGFPKLGVAGAAWATVVSSVMVIPLQLYYLRKLKLLPATSITPFNPSMMKTVVKLGLPAFIERGVLSFGHNVYAGVISRLGATAMSAHSIGIRVESLIYMPAFAFSITASTLVGRRVGEGDLEGARRLGVKVVWLGAIVEGVLGVIVALLSYYITEPFSPSSEIHSLASIYLIIAGFSELGLGLGVISSGAMRGAGNTKIPFAINSLSIIVFRITPSFILARYLGVIGPWLAMFMDVYFRGIVAFIVLTRYFQRIARRVI